TTTACTACGCCTCGGATAAGGGCATCGACATCGCGCAATACATCCCCAGCCGAGTGGAGCGGAACATCAATGGCGTGAAGGTCGAGATTTCACAGGATTGGGCCATCACCCGGGGAGGCTGCGCCGTTGACAACGCGACGATCGCGGGAGAACGCCACCGGCCCAAGTCGTGGAGCATCCTCTTCAAGGTCAAGTGCGACCGGCCTGCCGAATGGTCGCTCTGTCTCCGCATTCCCGACTGGGTTGCCGGCCCGGTCCTGCTGCGCGAGAACGCCGGCGAGACTGTTCTCGTGCCAAACGCCCGGGGCTTTGTCGAGCTGCGCCGCACATGGGACCATGCCGAGTTCACGCTTATTCTTCCGCGCACCATCACACTCAGCGCAATCCCTGACGAACCGGAGACCGTCGCCTTTCTGGAAGGCCCGGTGGTGCTGGCGGCGATCACGGAAGAGGAACGCCGCATCGAGATCGATCCGGCCCGGCCCGAGGCTTTCCTGGTGCCGGAAAATGAGCGTCAATGGGGACAATGGAACGACACGTTTCGTTTGAAGGGACAGGCGCGCGGCCTCCGCTTCAAGCCGCTGTATGACATCACCGACGAGGCTTATGCGGTCTATTTTCCAACGATGACCCGCACCACTCCAACCAAGGATAGCTCCTAAGCTTGTTATCCGTCTCACATCTCCAGGCGCTTCACAAAAGGGAACTCATCCATGCCAAAATCAGTTGCCTCAAATGGGAAATTCCCGCCAAACACTCTACCCGGCACTGGAGCGAACGACTATCTATCGCTTAACAGTAAAGCCTTGCGCGAACGCTTCCTCATTGAACATTTGTTTGTTCCTGGCGAGTTGACGCTTCATGCTGCTGAACCCGACCGGGTGATCGTCGGATCAGTGGTGCCGACCGTCAACGCCATTTCCCTGGATTGTCCGGCGGAGCTGGGCGCGGACGGATTTTGCGCCCGGCGTGAACTGGGTGTGTTCAACCTCGGTGGGGTGGGGATGGTCACTATCGATGGGAAGACCTTCACGATGCCGCGCTTCGCATGTCTCTATGTTGGCCGTGGCGCGCGGTCGGTCTTATTCAGTAGCGCGGCGGCGCAGGAACCCGCGCAGTTCTACCTCGCCAGTTATCCCGCCCAGCACGCCTACCCGACCAGGCTGATAGGTCCTGACCAGGGCTCTGTGGCAGATCTGGGAACGGTCGAGGCCAGCAACCGTCGTCAGTTGCGAAAGATGATTCATCCAGGCGAGGTCGAGAGTTGCCAACTAGTCATGGGCTGGACACGGCTCCAGTCGGGCAGCGTCTGGAACACGATGCCACCCCACAGGCATGCCCGTCGTTCTGAGGTCTACTGCTATTTTGACATGGCCGCAGACACCCGCGTCATCCATCTGCTGGGATGTCCGCAAGAAACCCGTCACATTGTAGTTGCAGACCGCCAGGTTGTAATCTCACCCTCTTGGTCGATCCACGGAGGGGCCGGTACCGGACCCTACTCATTCTGCTGGGCTATGGGCGGGGAAAACCAGGATTTCGCCGACATGGATCACGTTACCATGCAGGAGCTACGCTGATGGAGGCAACAATCAAGGCTACGCCCTTCCCCTCAGCTCTCAATTGGGCCTGGGCGCACGAACTGCCTCGCAATTTGCGCATTTCCAGCGCAACCCCCTTCAGCATCTTATCGCATCGCGCCAAGACTGTGGGCAAGAATGCATGTCGTGGTGACCATGGCAGGTCGATGCAGGAACAGATGGTGCGCCTTGATACCAACCTCGGGATCAGTGGTTTTGGTTCTTGCGCCGCAGATGCCTCCGCTATCCAGTCGCTGGTGGGCACCGATCCATTCCACTGGTACCGCGAGCGGGGCGAGCCCGGCTGTCACCCGCAGCTTGGCCGCAACACCATGGCCTTGTGGGACCTCGCCGGGAAGCTGTTGGATCGGCCGGCTTATGTCCTCATGGGCGGGGCGGGAACCAGGCTTGTTCCGGTCTATGACGCCTCGATCTACTTCTCCGATCTGATGCCCGGGTATGCAAGCAACTACCTCGACCGTTTCCGTGCCGAGATCGATTGGGGGCTTGGCCAGGGATACCGTTGTTTCAAGGTAAAGATCGGTCGTGGCATGCGATGGATGCCCTGGGAGACAGGTTATCGCCGTGATCTTGAGGTCCTGCATTGCATCCGCACCCACGCCGGACCAGGCATCGAAATTGGCGTTGACGCCAACAATGGATATGGAGTCGAGTACACAAAGAACTTCATCCGCGAGGCCGGGTTCGAGCCGGCCTGGATGGAGGAGATGTTTCAAGAGAACGTCGGAGACTGCTTGTCGATCAAGGCTTTGATGCGCGCAAAAGGTTGGAAGACATTGCTTACCGACGGCGAAGGGCAGGGAGATCCCGAGGCCTTCCTTCCATTGATCGCGGCACGATCAATGGACGTTATTCAGGCTGACATGCGCTCCTTTGGCATTGAGCTGATTCTGCAGGTGGCGCAGTGGGCGCATGCCCAAGGCCTGCTGGTGGCCCCACACAATTGGGGCTCGGTGATCGGCTTTTATATGCAACTACACATGGCGCGCGCGGTCCCCAATTTTTTCCGTGCCGAATGCGATCCGGCCGGGAACGGCGTGGTCCATGCAAACGGCTACACAATCGCCAACGGCTTCGCCACCGTGCCCGATACACCGGGTTTTGGCCTAGACTATCCCGACGGCATCGTTGATGGCGCCATCATCGGAGATCCGGAACCGGCTTGAAACCATCACTTTTCACCCTCGATGGTCGGACGGCGCTTGTCACCGGGTGTTCGCGGGGCATCGGCGCTGCAATGGCGGTGGCTCTTGCCGAGGCCGGGGCAGACATCGTCGGAATTAGCGCCAGCATGGCTCCCGACGGCGGCGCTGTAGGAGCGGCGGTGCGGGCGATCGGACGCGGCTTCCGGGCTTATGCGGCTGATTTATCGCAACGATCCGTGCTCGACGCCTGCATCAACAGGGTGCGGGCTGAGGTTCCACAAATCGATATCCTGGTCAACAATGCGGGCGTGATTAGGCGCGCACCCGCGGCCGAGCACCCGGACGCCATGTGGGACGAGGTCCTGGCAGTCAATCTCAACGCCCCCTTCCTGATCAGTCGGGCTGTCGGACAAGACATGCTCGCACGAGGCTCGGGTAAAATCATCTTCATCGCCAGCCTGCTCAGTTATCAGGGCGGAATCACAGTGCCTGGCTACGCAGCGAGCAAGGGCGGCATTGCACAACTGACCAAGGCTCTGGCCAATGAATGGGCGTCCCATGGGGTGAATGTCAATGCCATCGTCCCAGGCTACATCGCTACGGACAACACCCGGGCCCTGCGCGACGACCCCGAACGCTGCAAACAGATCCTCGCCCGCATTCCAGCCGGGCGCTGGGGAACTCCTGAGGACTTCGCAGGACCAGTTGTTTTTCTCGCCAGTGCCGCCAGTGACTATATGCATGGCACTCTGCTGACTGTCGATGGCGGCTGGCTGGGGCGATAACGACTTCGCGATCACAGTGACCTGACGCGCCTTCTTGAACCCGATTGAGGATTTGCCAATAAAGTGAATAGGGACAACAAATCCCGGCAAGATCGCTGATATTTCCGCCGTGGTAGATTTGCATCGCAAAATGGCGCAAAGACGGTATCCAGTTGGGGAATGGGGATTCAGAAAGTTTGCCGGGCCAAAGTAGATCCCGTTCCCGTCCGAAACAGCAAAGGGAGCATCCGCCGTCCGCCCCAGGTGGCGCTGATCATCGAAACCTCCGTGAGCTACGGGCGGCGCCTCTTGACTGGCATTGCCCGCTACCTGCGATCCCA
This region of Candidatus Methylacidiphilales bacterium genomic DNA includes:
- the kduI gene encoding 5-dehydro-4-deoxy-D-glucuronate isomerase, which gives rise to MPKSVASNGKFPPNTLPGTGANDYLSLNSKALRERFLIEHLFVPGELTLHAAEPDRVIVGSVVPTVNAISLDCPAELGADGFCARRELGVFNLGGVGMVTIDGKTFTMPRFACLYVGRGARSVLFSSAAAQEPAQFYLASYPAQHAYPTRLIGPDQGSVADLGTVEASNRRQLRKMIHPGEVESCQLVMGWTRLQSGSVWNTMPPHRHARRSEVYCYFDMAADTRVIHLLGCPQETRHIVVADRQVVISPSWSIHGGAGTGPYSFCWAMGGENQDFADMDHVTMQELR
- a CDS encoding enolase C-terminal domain-like protein, which gives rise to MEATIKATPFPSALNWAWAHELPRNLRISSATPFSILSHRAKTVGKNACRGDHGRSMQEQMVRLDTNLGISGFGSCAADASAIQSLVGTDPFHWYRERGEPGCHPQLGRNTMALWDLAGKLLDRPAYVLMGGAGTRLVPVYDASIYFSDLMPGYASNYLDRFRAEIDWGLGQGYRCFKVKIGRGMRWMPWETGYRRDLEVLHCIRTHAGPGIEIGVDANNGYGVEYTKNFIREAGFEPAWMEEMFQENVGDCLSIKALMRAKGWKTLLTDGEGQGDPEAFLPLIAARSMDVIQADMRSFGIELILQVAQWAHAQGLLVAPHNWGSVIGFYMQLHMARAVPNFFRAECDPAGNGVVHANGYTIANGFATVPDTPGFGLDYPDGIVDGAIIGDPEPA
- a CDS encoding SDR family oxidoreductase produces the protein MKPSLFTLDGRTALVTGCSRGIGAAMAVALAEAGADIVGISASMAPDGGAVGAAVRAIGRGFRAYAADLSQRSVLDACINRVRAEVPQIDILVNNAGVIRRAPAAEHPDAMWDEVLAVNLNAPFLISRAVGQDMLARGSGKIIFIASLLSYQGGITVPGYAASKGGIAQLTKALANEWASHGVNVNAIVPGYIATDNTRALRDDPERCKQILARIPAGRWGTPEDFAGPVVFLASAASDYMHGTLLTVDGGWLGR